Within Takifugu flavidus isolate HTHZ2018 chromosome 12, ASM371156v2, whole genome shotgun sequence, the genomic segment GCCACCAGTGAACATTCTTGACTTGGCGTGGTTCTGCTGGTTACAGCATTAGGCTCCCATGCCAGCAGTAGAATGCTAATGAAGAGGCTCTGAATGAACTAGCATTAGCCCCTTTAGCGCCTCTGGCAGGCAGGGCCGATGTGCTAATAGTTGGAATACAGCTGCAGCTTTAGGGTAAATTGTGTGTAGATTTGTGCTCGGGTAGGTCCCTGAATGCACCGTATGAAAGAATGAGCGACTGTCGTGTTACAGATCTGCTAAGGAAAATTAATGacttctgttgcccccccccccccttgtgtGTATTTGTCCTCCATTTTCCATCATTCCATTCCCTTgtcgcacacacacctgctcccctgcctcctctccagtCCTATTACAACAACAGAACCAACCTGCCTCCGCCCAGCGCGTCACGGGGCGTCCCCCCCAGCAGCGGCCCCCGGCCTGTGGCGCCCACGCACGTTTATCAGGCCGGGTcacagatgatgatgatcccGGGTCAACAGTTGCCTTTCCCAAGCTCACCACAAGGACCTGCTTACTTCATACCCggacaggtgagggggggcGCGGACTGATGTATATGGAAACCCACCTAAAACTCATATATTTCACCTACTTTTCTTCCCTTAGTACCGTTCAGCGACCTATGTGGCGCCCCCCCAGCAGTACCCAGTCCAAACAGGCAACCCGGGTTTCTACACAGCCACAAACCCTGCAGAATATGGTACTTATGGTAAGAGGCTCCGCACCGTTGTATCTATTTTATGTAACATTATACAGAGGGCCAGTCAGGAAGCAGCGGGAGCTCGCGTATAACTTTACGCTTATAACTGCGTCGCCCCGCAGCCGTCGGCGGCTTCGTGCCGCAACAACCAACTCATTGAAGGCATTTCATCCGCAGCGCAAACAGCGAAAGCAAATGAAGGCTCGCTAAAGTCGGTGCCGTTCCGTGGAAAACTGGCACACTGAAGTCACCTGAGAAGGGAAGAAAACTACAGTCGTTACTTcctgaaaaacagaggaaatgaaaatgaaaattacAAATCTAATGTCACAGAATCCAATACAGGAATGTGTATTAGAGAAGAAAATTTCTTAAGTAGACAAAACCTGTGACCAAAAAAAGCACATATCAGCAGCTTTTTAACAGTTTATTTAAATTAACCACTCATTATCACATGCGTTGGCACGCCCTCTAGTGGCGACTGTTCGTTACAGCAAGTCTTATCGAACCCACTGCCACCCCCCACTAAAAGGCATTTAAACTATGTGTCTCCTTTGTTTGAGCTTAAATTCATCAGTGGGAGAACGCAGTGACCTGAATTAATTATTGTGAAAACACTATAGAGTGTGCACAACACGCTCCATTCTTCAGCTTCACCTCTGAAACCATTTCAGAGGCATCCGATCTAGAGAGATGTGCACAGCGTTTAGTTAATCTTGCCAGGCTTTTTTAGCAATATTTCCAGGCTTTTTCATTGCACATATAATTGTGGAGAACTTCAGTCCATTTAAGCCGTAcaatatttgacattttctgACAGGCTTTGGACAACGTCCTATGTTCTGTGACACGTAAAAGCTGACTGGCCATTTTATTAGGTCCCCCCGTTCAATTGCTTGTTAACACAAATAGCTAATCAACTGCATTGTTGGTGTGGTCAAGACAACGTGTTCAAACTGAGCATCAGAATGGGGAAGAAGGGATTTTAACGACTTTGAACGCGGTGTGTTGTTGGTGCCGGGCAGGCTGGTCCGAGtgtttcagaaactgctgatcgaCTGGGATTCTGACACACAACCAGAGCATggtcccaaaaagagaaaataaccagTGAGTGGCAGCCGTGTGGATGAAAAAGCCTTGTTGATGGGAGGATTCAGAGAATGGACAGACTGGTTTGAGATGATAGAAGAACAACAGTAGCTCAAATAGCAACTCATTCCAACCAAGGAGAGCAGAACAAACATCTCTGAACACACAACAAGTCCAACCCTGAAGCAGCTGggcgacagcagcagaagatcACACCAGGCGCCAGTGGCTTCCCAAAATTGTACAACAGAAGCTTTAATTcttacaaatacacacatacctagttttattttctcattttcatatCGATCCAGTGCAGCTAAATGATGTTCATTCAGCAAGTCTTTTGTCTCCTAATGACTTTATAATGTAATTTCAGCATCCAAATCAGCAATAGTTAGTCTTACACCATATaagaatatatttattttaagccAATTGTAACCTGTGTATCTAGCTCCGCGTCAAACCGGCCTCATGCCAGAGACCCCGAACACGTGCAAAAGTGTAACATTTATCATTTCAGAATTTAAACCGGCCAAAACGTGTCTCTGTTCTTAAAGTCCTCAGGATTTCAGGTGGAAAATGGCCATTACATCGGCCTCAGTGTGCAGACAGAGACCGGCAGTGTGTTTGACCAGCATGCCGGTGCAGTGCAAAGGCTGCGAGGGCTGTTTACTATTGCACCACACGTGCGCTGTTTCTGTGCCTCCCGTGGGCGTGTTTGCATTAGACATGGACACTGCACAGGTGATGGCTGACTTCAGTCACCAGCACGTTACAAGTGTAAGAAATGACTCAGAAAGTCATATTTGCACGTTCACGAGCCTTCGGTGGTGCATAACCCTTCCTACACAGGCCACCCCCCCTTCGCAGTGGCTTGTGAAATCTTTGTCAGCATAGATTTGATCAGCAGTCAAggctgatggaggggggggggggtggtcgcCAGATGACATAACTGAGTCGCTTCTTTGTGGAGGGGGAGCGAAGGGAATAACGTGAGCGGTGCAGAGGAACCAGGAAGGTCAGGGGGAGGAGCCTAACGGAGACGGGATGGAAAAAGAGCGAGCGCCAGTTGAACTGAGAGGGCACCTGTAGAGAGGACCGGAAGATCACGCAGAGGGGGATAGaagtcaccccccccaccccctcttaGTCTTGTGCTGGTCATGGGGAACCGTGGGTCTCGGGAGCAGCAGGAGTCGGAGGGTAGGTGCTGTCTGGGTGATGTTCCCCTGCTCTTTCTTAAGACATTGGCCCAGGACAGTGTCTTTCTGCCGCTGTCCCTCTGGTGTCGTCCCTCTGGTGtcgtccctcccttcccctccctgcGCCGGTGTGGGCTTTTGACTATATTTAGGCCGGGCTGCCTCTGGTCAACAACACGGGCTCGGTAATACGAGttagagagagaggcagaggaggctcACACGGAAGCCTCTTCAGTCTGacagttctttttttaagcCCCAGTCCTATGACAGTCCTACACCGGGGCCCCTCACAAGGCCAGGTAGTATTACCGAAACCTTTCCGTATGGGCTACTGGGGCTGTTGAGAAATTGTGGGGGGGTTTAGCCATGTTGAAAGAGGTTTATTTGACATTAGAAAACGCGCTAATGCTGGAGAAACGCTGGCGTGGGGGAGTCGGGGAGGGACTGCTGTGTCACGGTTTGAAGGCCTACCCGTTTGGGCCTTCCAGCTGGAATGGCTGCTTCTCTTCGTTGGCCTTTTGAAATGGCGTGAATGTGTTCAGAGCggaacagcaggaaaaatacagatttcagccattgtttttgtctgttcgTGTCAATGACAGTGAAGCATTTATTCATAAAAAGGATCTGCACATTAGGACTGAACGTGGTGTGATTTAAATAACCTTACATGTCACCTCCATGTGATATCATCATACACTATATTTTCGACTTTTCGTTGGTAACCTGTGAAATTTTGCTTCTATGTTGTATGTATGACCAACTTCTGTCATGTGTGGGTTGACTTTGCTGCTTCTCTTGGATCCCCAACAGGGGCCTACTACCCTGCCCAGCCACAGTTCACCCCCTCTGTGCAGGCGCCCCCGGTCATCATGAACCCcgccccccagcagcagcagccgccaccTCAGCCCCCCCAACACATCCCCACCAAGCGGGAACGTAAACAGGTAAGTTCAACGCCATCCTCAACAGAGtcgacttttattttgaaagggcaCGCGAGGAGTCGACGTCACGCTCAGGGCGCCTGTATGAGTGACGTCGCCTGGTTATGACTCACACAGCGTTGACGTGCATCATTTGGTGATTTAACATCTAATCAGTGACACATAAATGCCTTTGGATGAAAGATTAATCTCAGAACTCCAGCTCGTTCAATATTTATTCATGCAGGATATCGACTAGGGGTCGAAAATTAAACATAAAAGAGACACCTGAACCAGAAATCTGCTAAACTTGTTATCCATAATTTATGTTTGTACGTGTATTCAGTCTCATAAATGTCCTCAGTGTGTTGAGGgttaaaatggaaatgtggtCGGAAATGACAGGCATACCAGAGTCGTCCCCCCTGGATCTAAAGGTCAAGACCTTTCGCTCCTGAACAGGTTGCGTTGCATGgtgagagcagaagagaaaaaatGTTTGGAATAAGAGttattttcttgtttctttcttGCAGAGGCAACTTTCAACGCTGAAATGACAGcttaatgatgtttttgatgtatGATTTTAAATTAAGTGGGCATGCCCGTGCACGTGCCAGTGATGGGTTTCATGTGCTGCTCATCAGCTCTTTGAGTCGTGATCTGTTGTCATCCCGAAGCTTTTGTTGCAGCTTTATTCAGGTTTTATCTCTGAACGTGTAACATGACTGAAACCCATCTGCTGATACCATTTGTGGTTTGTTCAGCCCTTCGGCTGTTGCGTTATATATTCCGAGCTTTCTGCCACCAAACTTGAGCAATAGCTGGTTCCTCTCAATCTTGAACGTGTCTGCTTATCAGTAGTTACTTATAATGCACTTTAGCCCGTTCTGGCTGATTCTCTGAATTCTGCACCATGTCTTGgaacacacccccacacagaaTGTGAGACTCTCACGCTCAGAATGTGTGTGAAGTGGCATTTGGGCTAATAACGTATGCGTGTTTGCATTCCTGAGTGGTGCGTGTTGAAGAACTCTGGGCTCTGTCATTTCCAGAAGGCTCCTCACACATGTGCAGCCATTTAGGTGCTGCTCCGGGCGTGTGGTGCATGTTCACCACGAGCCAGGCTTTTGCATGTTTAATGTCTGGCAGTAAAAGTTACAGCCTTACAAACGATTTCGATTTCCGTCTTTCGCGTTAATGACAGAATCTAGAGCGGTGGGAGTGAAGGACATGTCAGCACATAGCTTAGCCCCACGTGGCCAGcaggctcctcccccctctgaaCCGGAAGGGCTAACTGACTAGcagttctctgctgctgtggcacccactccgcctcctcctgctcagctaGTTTCCTGCCtgcagtgtggggggggggagcctgAAAAGAATCTCTCTGTGGAGCTACTACAACATGCAAGACGAGTaagcagacagagagaaggagctaAGAGGGGATTTTTCTCTGCCGGTTCCACTTCATTTGataagttttttttctttttttcccctggaaaCACTCCCATTTCTCCCTCCCTGCCCCTCTGGCCCCTTTAACTCTCTTAGTCTGTGGGCGGGCTTCAACATTCCAATACCATAGCTTTACAAGGCCAGtcattttatccttttttttccccctctcactgtttgagagaagggggggagatGGGCTGCTAGCTTGCTGACAGTCAGACACAGCCCTGGACTGTCCTGTTCTGCCGGTGCGGAGCTCTCTCTATCAGCCTGGATGTAACTATGTTGAGCTGAGCTAGGACTACACAGACTGCATCCACCTATGATCCCGGATTGTGGGGTTTAAAGTTCAACACCTGATTCAACTGGTGTGGCTATTCCGGACCCAGAATGAGAGCGGCCCTGTAAGGTCAGTAGTCTTCTGGGAGAGGAGTCGCTCGCAGACTAAATGAGGTTAAAGACACCTAGTTGTGAGCGTTGTTCTGTCCAAAATAACCCAGAGAGGAACTGGCTGACAGTTTTTACAGGTTAACGCTTGTCGAGTTGACGCCTACGTCATCTTATTTGGTGACATTGCGGCTCACATGAGTTGCATgacaaggagagagaaagacagacaacATGTGTCATATATGGACACTCCTCAAGAATGTGTGATCTTCACTGGTCCCCCTCCGTCCAGATGTGCTGTTTGCACGAGAAAGCATTTTGTTCTTGCCTTCACCAGAGAAACCTCCACTTTGGAAGTCGGCTAACTTGATTCTGGCTCTCACTCGGCATGACAGGCGAGGAAAAAGCTGAATGGCGTTCAGTTGTTAAGCAAAGGAATTTGCATGGCGGCTTCTTTTTGGATTTGTTTGAGTCAGCGTTGACTGTGAGATATAGCTTTCAGCAAATAAGAGGCAGTTGGCCCGTCACAGATGTAGAAAAGGGCTGAGCGTCGTGAGAAGTCGACCCTCGCGTGCCTCTTTGGGCTATTTTATATCCCCTTTTCTTTCGCTTTGCACTTAATCATTTATAGTCAACCAGCTGATTCTCATGTGCTTTCTTGAATAGCTTCCTCcatttattttgggtttttttaaccattacagctgttttctgtctctccttAGATCAGAATAAGAGATCCAAACCAAGGTGGTCGAGACATTACAGAGGAAATAATGTCAGGGGGCCGTAGTGGATCTACCCCAACGCCGCCACAGGTCAGCACAGAATAATCATTTATAGGTGACATACATTGTGTACACAAAAAGGCCAACCACGATATCGCCCAGCAGACGGCCCTGTCTGGAACGGAAAGTCCAACAGTGGGACAGGCCAACGGTGAGAGCGTCCCAGCTGGTGCCGCAGCCACCGTGGTGAGACCAGGTAAGCTGGCTGTcagccttttcttcttttctgagCACCGATCACAGATTTGACGGAATGTAATGAGGCTCATGGGAAAGCTGGTCAGATCCTTTGTTGACCAGCAGCGTAAATGTTTCTAGCTGCTTTCAGAACTCGGGCAAAGTTTGAGTTTTGTGTAACCTTTCATTTTAAGCATTAAATGTGATCAAAAGTTGTATATTAACCTGCAGTATGTCAAATCTGTATAGATTGTTGTAATTGTACAGGAGTTTAACTATGATATAATCTGATAATCAGCTCTGAAAAACCATGAAAGGGATTATTAACATTGCTGCCCAAAACGGCAACAAATTACACAAAGATTAAAAGAAGTCCTTCCTTAGTCTACGTTGAGAACCGAAATCTCTTTTTGACAGCAGAATCTGgttcaactttttctttttcctgtgtttctgaATCGGTTTGTAAGATAATTCAACACACAACTCAATAAGTTTGATGATGCAAGTAATTCAAAGGGGTTTAAATACAGCTGTGCTCATTTTAGGGAGCATGGGATTTGGGAATTGTGAATGTTTGATCTGTAGAAGTAAGAATATGTTGGACTGTGTGAGGAGCTCCAGTGCTTGAGCTTGACTACAGCTCACCCTGCAGGCTACATGTCATGTCACATTTAGAATCCTTTAAATTTCAGCATCTTTTCTCCTAGAATTTTGTAACGAGGCACCTTATTGGTTGGGGAAACAAATCAAAATTGTAACAGTTACCACAAATGTATGAGTTGATGAGGTCCGCGATCAATTACTTGTTTTAAAGGTTGTGTTTCCTTTATTCTGTGAAATGTTCTCACACCTCTTTTGAAAACTTCTGTCCCTTAAGATGAGAGAGGGAAACCTACCCCGCCTCCACCATCAAAGACCCCTGAACTTTCTAAGGCAGACCCTGTCCCAGCTGAGACTACCTCCTCTGACCCAAACACTAAGTCTCCTTCCCCACATCTACTATCAGAACCAGAGGACGCTTCTCTACATACTGTCTCCACACTGAGACCGAGTGCTGTTGCAGAAGAAATGGACCCTGCGCCACCTTCCACGGAAGGCCTCCACTCAGCGCCTGAGGTGCCTGCCTACCCTGCACCCCTACCTGATCCTGTGCGCACTTGCACTGCGAAAAGTGAGAAAGCAGCcacactggaggaggaggaggaggaggaggaggaggtggaggtggaggtggaggaggaggtggaggtggtcaAAGCAGGAGAGGCGGATCCCTCTTCAGACCCTCTCGCTGCACCTCCCTCCACTAGCAACGGTgttgcagaggtggagacagaTAGACCAGCGGCCGTGTTTCCTCCCAGTCGTGTGGAGACGACTCTGGAATCTCCTATTGCACAGCCTGAGGAGCTCTGTCTCCCCAACGGTTTGCCGTTGCCGGCGCCGCAGGACCCCGAGGTGCCCGCCGTCGACCCAGGAGAGCGCGACGACAGCCCCATCGCAGAACCTGACATCACCCAAGATTCCCTCGCACAGACGGCCTCAGCCACCGCTGAGATGGCGGAGACTCCTGTTGTTCAGGCCGCCGAGCAGCCCGCCGCAGCCCCCCAGGAGATTTCTGTTGAACAAGTCGCCCAGGCTGTGCCTGTCGAGTCTGAAGTCCAAGAAACAGTTCCTGCAGACGCGGCTCCCACGGAGACCGCAGATGTCGAGGAAAGCCCCCCGACGCCCCAGCCTACCGCCGAGGAAGAGAAGCCATCTTCTGCAGAGACAGTTTCCATAACTGACAGCACATCAGAACCGGTGCCCGCTTCTCCCCCTCCGAcagcagaagagagggaggacatCCCACCCCCCCTGACTGCTACGCCCGCCCTTGTAGAAACTACTATGCAAGGTCAGCGAAGACCTTGAATCTATACATCGGCATCAGACTGATGCATTTATAATATGAAACTGTGGGTTCCAGCATCTTTCATGAGGTGTGTTCTGATCCAAGGTCAATTGTGTCTCCATgcagctgctgtgtctgtgccaaagaaaaagaggaaaattaaGGAGCTGAACAAAAAGGAGGCAGTAGGAGACCTCCTGGATGCCTTTAAAGAGGTCCGTCTCTGTCCCCGAACTCAGCCATTCCCACGTTTGAGATTTTTCCCCTTTGACCGTTCTTCTTTGATCCAGGAGCTGGTTGTGGCACCACCAGAGCCAGCCCCAACACCCGTGCAGGAGACCAAGCCTCCCGTtgttgcttctcctcctccagaggaagcGGACCTGACCtgggaggacaaggaggacaaGCTGGATGCAGAGAACATTCAGCCAACTGCTCCCGAGCCGACTGTAATTGACAAGAAGTATCAGTACAAAGAAGGTGAGCACTCCTCATTAGGGTTGAGTCCTATTCTGGTAATCCTGGGCCATTAGTGCTTCAGATCTACCACCTTCCATGTTCTTCATTGGTAGATGAGGATATTAACATGAAAATGGTTCCAACTGACTCGGCccgtgattttctttttttttcttttagaacaATGGAAACCAATCAacccagaggagaagaagaagtaTGACAGAGTGTTTCTTCTGGGctttcagttcagttcagccAGCATGAACAAACCTGAAGGGCTACCAGCCATCAGTGACGTTGTTCTGGACAAGGTGCAAATCTGAAAGATAAatcctgtgtttctgtgcattCACAATCGCAGGACTTAGCAGCCGGGCGGTTCATTTCTTGTGCCAGGCTATTTTGTTGTAATCTCAAGCTGTTTCAAATTTTCTTTTGTGGTATTTGATCGGCCTAAAAGCGTTGATCTTGTCATTTTAGGCCAACAAGACCCCACTGCGGCAGTTGGACCCCAGCCGTCTCCCAGGAATAAACTGTGGCCCTGACTTTACTCCCTCTTTTGCAAACCTTGGTAGGCCTGGTATGGGAGGAGGTAGAGGACCGGTGAGCCCACACTTTTAAGCACGACCTGATAAATCTCAACTTTCATCATCCAGAAGTTAAATCGTTTTGCCTTCCAATCAGCCTCCAGGCATGGGCATCGGGGTCGGCAGTTCACGTCGTTCCCAGCAGGTCCAGAGAAAAGAGCCGAGGAAAATCATCACCACCATGTCGCTCAGTGATGACGTGCAGCTGAACAAGGCGGAAAAGGCCTGGAAACCTTCCGTGAAAAAGAGCGTCCGCACCCGCGGGCCGGAAGAAATCGACGAGAACGATCCGGAATCAATTAAGACCTTCGAGCTCTTTAAAAGTGTTCGCAGCATCCTCAACAAACTGACCCCTCAGAAGTTTCAACAGTTGATGAAACAGGTGATGGAACTGAATATCGACACCGAGGAACGGTTGAAAGGAGTGATAGATCTGATCTTCGAGAAGGCCATCTCCGAGCCAAACTTTTCCGTGGCCTATGCCAACATGTGTCGCTGCCTTATAGGGGTAAGTTGTGCCAAACCCAGGGGATTATATACGCAGTTCTCTCTTTTTAAAGCATGTCGTCATCTCTTCAGCTTCGAGTCGAGACCTCGGACAAGACAGGAGCCACTGTGAACTTCCGTAAGGTGCTGCTTAACCGATGCCAGAAGGAATTTGAAAAGgataaagatgatgatgagatcattgagaggaagaggaaagagctGGATTCCGCCTCTGAGGTACGCCGCTGCTGTGGAAAGGAAAACATTCCTGCCATATTTCTTCGCTTCTCTTTGAAGTCAACTCCTGCGTTCTTATTAGGATGTGAAACAGCGTCTCGTTGAGGAGCTACAGGAGGCCGAGGACTCGGCCAGGAGGCGCTCACTGGGAAACATCAAGTTTATTGGCGAGCTCTTTAAGCTTAAGATGCTcacagaggtcatcatgcacgACTGCATTGTAAAACTGCTCAAAAACCACGACGAGGAGTCCCTGGAGTGCCTGTGTAGACTGCTGTCCACCATTGGCAAGGACCTAGACTTTGAAAAAGCCAAGGTACCTCAGCCGCATCGCACCGCTGTCCAAACTTTCTTTGTCACCAGGTCAAATTTGGATGACCAGGCACAATTCTGTTGTTTGTCCTCAGCCGCGTATGGACCAGTATTTCAATCAGATGGAGAAGATCATAAAAGAGAGGAAGACCACCTCCAGGATCCGCTTTATGCTGCAGGATGTGTTGGATTTGAGacgggtacacacacacacacacaccacacacacacacacacacacacacgtccttggTCTTCCGATCACAGCTGGCCAGTTTTAGGCACTTTGTGCTCACAAGTGCCCCCAGTGACAGACTCACTTTCCACCGCACTGACTTCACCTTTTTTCTGATACCTTCATAGAACAACTGGGTTCCACGACGAGCCGACCAGGGACCCAAGACTATAGATCAGATCCACAAGGAGGCcgagctggaggagcacagGGAGCACATGAAGGTGCAGCAAGCCCTCGTCTCCAAGAAGGAGATGGGCGGTGGTCCTGGCGGCAGGATAGGTGGAGGAATCGGGGGGCGTGGGGGCTCTCACACCCCGGGCCGTGGTGGTCCTCCTCAGGATGAGGGCTGGAATACGGTCCCTATCTCCAAGAGACCCATTGACCCTTCTCGCCTTACCAAAATCACAAAGGTAGAAGAGTGAGGTCACGTTTCACTGCAGCAcagccaacttcctgtttcccgtTAGCAGCGTTGCAGGAAATGTATTCACTGAAATTCTCTTTCAGACTCCCGTGCTCGACTTCAACAATCAGTACCTGGCCCCTGGTGGTAAGGGCACATTCGGCAGTTGGGGTAAGGGCAGCAGTGGAGGCACCAGCACCAAGCCTGTAGATTCCGGTAGGTTTCCAATGCTCATTTTGTTTCTGATTTCACTTTTTTATCCCGTTGGCATCAAAGCTGAaatatattgtgtgtgtttgtgtttgaatgcCCAGGGTCAGAGGCAGGTAGCCGTCCAGCCACCAGCACTCTGAACAGGTTCTCTGCTTTACAACagccttcttcctcctcctcctcctcagcggACCCTGATAGACGGGTTCCTCAGAGGTAAGACACACTCCCGATTCTGCATCCTGGAAAAGCATTTTCCCCGTTGGGCccataaatgagtaaataaagtTGCAGTTTGTAAATGAGAAGAAGAATTGGATGCAGATCATTTCATGGCCGCGCTGCTTTCCACTCCGTCTCGCAGAAACAGCTCGAGTCGAGAGCGCGGCGACAACTTCGAGCGCTCTAACCGAGGCGAGCGCTTCGACAGAGGCGAGGACCGGAGAGACGAGCACGACCGAAACAGGCTGCTGGTCACCAAACGCAGCTTCAGCCGGGAAAAGGAAGAGCGGAGCAGGGAGAGGGAGCAGCGCGGACCCGCCGATCCCGTGCGCAGAGTGGCGAGCATGACGGACGACAGGGACCGAGCCAGGAGTCGGGAGAAgaacggtgggggggggcagagcgcTCTGCA encodes:
- the LOC130535402 gene encoding eukaryotic translation initiation factor 4 gamma 1-like isoform X1, yielding MNKAPQPITGPPSAPHPAPSPGLSQPSFPPGQPPSVVFATPPPPQMNPSAQPRQFASGPRPLHQQGSFRSLQSYYNNRTNLPPPSASRGVPPSSGPRPVAPTHVYQAGSQMMMIPGQQLPFPSSPQGPAYFIPGQYRSATYVAPPQQYPVQTGNPGFYTATNPAEYGTYGAYYPAQPQFTPSVQAPPVIMNPAPQQQQPPPQPPQHIPTKRERKQIRIRDPNQGGRDITEEIMSGGRSGSTPTPPQTALSGTESPTVGQANGESVPAGAAATVVRPDERGKPTPPPPSKTPELSKADPVPAETTSSDPNTKSPSPHLLSEPEDASLHTVSTLRPSAVAEEMDPAPPSTEGLHSAPEVPAYPAPLPDPVRTCTAKSEKAATLEEEEEEEEEVEVEVEEEVEVVKAGEADPSSDPLAAPPSTSNGVAEVETDRPAAVFPPSRVETTLESPIAQPEELCLPNGLPLPAPQDPEVPAVDPGERDDSPIAEPDITQDSLAQTASATAEMAETPVVQAAEQPAAAPQEISVEQVAQAVPVESEVQETVPADAAPTETADVEESPPTPQPTAEEEKPSSAETVSITDSTSEPVPASPPPTAEEREDIPPPLTATPALVETTMQAAVSVPKKKRKIKELNKKEAVGDLLDAFKEELVVAPPEPAPTPVQETKPPVVASPPPEEADLTWEDKEDKLDAENIQPTAPEPTVIDKKYQYKEEQWKPINPEEKKKYDRVFLLGFQFSSASMNKPEGLPAISDVVLDKANKTPLRQLDPSRLPGINCGPDFTPSFANLGRPGMGGGRGPPPGMGIGVGSSRRSQQVQRKEPRKIITTMSLSDDVQLNKAEKAWKPSVKKSVRTRGPEEIDENDPESIKTFELFKSVRSILNKLTPQKFQQLMKQVMELNIDTEERLKGVIDLIFEKAISEPNFSVAYANMCRCLIGLRVETSDKTGATVNFRKVLLNRCQKEFEKDKDDDEIIERKRKELDSASEDVKQRLVEELQEAEDSARRRSLGNIKFIGELFKLKMLTEVIMHDCIVKLLKNHDEESLECLCRLLSTIGKDLDFEKAKPRMDQYFNQMEKIIKERKTTSRIRFMLQDVLDLRRNNWVPRRADQGPKTIDQIHKEAELEEHREHMKVQQALVSKKEMGGGPGGRIGGGIGGRGGSHTPGRGGPPQDEGWNTVPISKRPIDPSRLTKITKTPVLDFNNQYLAPGGKGTFGSWGKGSSGGTSTKPVDSGSEAGSRPATSTLNRFSALQQPSSSSSSSADPDRRVPQRNSSSRERGDNFERSNRGERFDRGEDRRDEHDRNRLLVTKRSFSREKEERSREREQRGPADPVRRVASMTDDRDRARSREKNEKREPAVTPPPPQAPSKPSLNEDEVSKKSVAIIEEYIHIYDTKEALQCVQELDSTELLCVFVERGLESTLERSTIARERMGQLLHQLVKASILPTAQYYKGLHQILEMAEDIAIDIPHIWLYLAELITPMLHEGGIPMGELFRETSKPLIPLGKAGVLLVQILTLLCKEMSHKKAGTMWREAGLRWKDFLPEDEDVNKFVTEQNVEFTLGEETEKSNKKELSSNELSKQLERLIQDQADNQRVFDWVEGNLDEQQTSSDVFVRALMTSICQSAIVCDNPYKVDSNLIKTRVKLLQRYLKDEQKELQALYALQALMVQLEQPANLLRVFFDTLYDEDVIKEEAFYKWESSKDPAEQLGKGVALKSVTAFFTWLREAEDESDNS
- the LOC130535402 gene encoding eukaryotic translation initiation factor 4 gamma 1-like isoform X2, with the translated sequence MNKAPQPITGPPSAPHPAPSPGLSQPSFPPGQPPSVVFATPPPPQMNPSAQPRQFASGPRPLHQQSYYNNRTNLPPPSASRGVPPSSGPRPVAPTHVYQAGSQMMMIPGQQLPFPSSPQGPAYFIPGQYRSATYVAPPQQYPVQTGNPGFYTATNPAEYGTYGAYYPAQPQFTPSVQAPPVIMNPAPQQQQPPPQPPQHIPTKRERKQIRIRDPNQGGRDITEEIMSGGRSGSTPTPPQTALSGTESPTVGQANGESVPAGAAATVVRPDERGKPTPPPPSKTPELSKADPVPAETTSSDPNTKSPSPHLLSEPEDASLHTVSTLRPSAVAEEMDPAPPSTEGLHSAPEVPAYPAPLPDPVRTCTAKSEKAATLEEEEEEEEEVEVEVEEEVEVVKAGEADPSSDPLAAPPSTSNGVAEVETDRPAAVFPPSRVETTLESPIAQPEELCLPNGLPLPAPQDPEVPAVDPGERDDSPIAEPDITQDSLAQTASATAEMAETPVVQAAEQPAAAPQEISVEQVAQAVPVESEVQETVPADAAPTETADVEESPPTPQPTAEEEKPSSAETVSITDSTSEPVPASPPPTAEEREDIPPPLTATPALVETTMQAAVSVPKKKRKIKELNKKEAVGDLLDAFKEELVVAPPEPAPTPVQETKPPVVASPPPEEADLTWEDKEDKLDAENIQPTAPEPTVIDKKYQYKEEQWKPINPEEKKKYDRVFLLGFQFSSASMNKPEGLPAISDVVLDKANKTPLRQLDPSRLPGINCGPDFTPSFANLGRPGMGGGRGPPPGMGIGVGSSRRSQQVQRKEPRKIITTMSLSDDVQLNKAEKAWKPSVKKSVRTRGPEEIDENDPESIKTFELFKSVRSILNKLTPQKFQQLMKQVMELNIDTEERLKGVIDLIFEKAISEPNFSVAYANMCRCLIGLRVETSDKTGATVNFRKVLLNRCQKEFEKDKDDDEIIERKRKELDSASEDVKQRLVEELQEAEDSARRRSLGNIKFIGELFKLKMLTEVIMHDCIVKLLKNHDEESLECLCRLLSTIGKDLDFEKAKPRMDQYFNQMEKIIKERKTTSRIRFMLQDVLDLRRNNWVPRRADQGPKTIDQIHKEAELEEHREHMKVQQALVSKKEMGGGPGGRIGGGIGGRGGSHTPGRGGPPQDEGWNTVPISKRPIDPSRLTKITKTPVLDFNNQYLAPGGKGTFGSWGKGSSGGTSTKPVDSGSEAGSRPATSTLNRFSALQQPSSSSSSSADPDRRVPQRNSSSRERGDNFERSNRGERFDRGEDRRDEHDRNRLLVTKRSFSREKEERSREREQRGPADPVRRVASMTDDRDRARSREKNEKREPAVTPPPPQAPSKPSLNEDEVSKKSVAIIEEYIHIYDTKEALQCVQELDSTELLCVFVERGLESTLERSTIARERMGQLLHQLVKASILPTAQYYKGLHQILEMAEDIAIDIPHIWLYLAELITPMLHEGGIPMGELFRETSKPLIPLGKAGVLLVQILTLLCKEMSHKKAGTMWREAGLRWKDFLPEDEDVNKFVTEQNVEFTLGEETEKSNKKELSSNELSKQLERLIQDQADNQRVFDWVEGNLDEQQTSSDVFVRALMTSICQSAIVCDNPYKVDSNLIKTRVKLLQRYLKDEQKELQALYALQALMVQLEQPANLLRVFFDTLYDEDVIKEEAFYKWESSKDPAEQLGKGVALKSVTAFFTWLREAEDESDNS